A DNA window from Hordeum vulgare subsp. vulgare chromosome 1H, MorexV3_pseudomolecules_assembly, whole genome shotgun sequence contains the following coding sequences:
- the LOC123402811 gene encoding S-type anion channel SLAH2-like, which yields MASRETSIQMAGVLDGKAGCALSPEPLLVRVPSQAAGAGEQAHAASLTEAAVIVGGMTTLTIKDAAPAETPCFPGSPSGLSLSQAQLGMPPSIRSCNPARVLPSDSKLEGHIPAEPRLMKQTVVGGDEAPSLLRRDGARELSDSRFDHLKTFSGRLRCLQLGLLPVDIEHGAAPNNSNGDADEQNVVPSADRYFAALQGPELETLRSTEVPTLPEDEQWPFLLRFPISAFGMCLGMSTQAMLWKSLESEPSTAFLHVHPAVNHVLWWASLALTAIVSITYLLKAIFYFEAVRREFHHPVRVNFFFAPWIAGLFLVKGVPHPVWEIHHVVWYLLMAPILCLDIKIYGQWMSSGERRLSKVANPSNHLAVVGNFVGALLGSRMGLRELPIFFFAIGLAHYVVLFVTLYQRLPTNVQLPKELHPVFFFFVAAPSVASMAWASISGEFSDGAKLLYFVSLFLYMSLVVRINLFRGFRFSLSWWAYTFPITSVALATVLYASEVDNLLTRALAVGLSGIAVVTITGVLATTVYHAFVRKDLFPNDVSIAITRRSPKFSNILAHFRSSSSDIKELDLSIIPSSYSSSENGTNSSDSCSNSRTSSNAEEPPVSHGHGRAECPVVHNRLHACMSTT from the exons atggcgtccagagagaccagcaTCCAGATGGCAGGGGTACTGGACGGCAAGGCGGGGTGTGCTCTGTCCCCGGAGCCGCTTCTCGTTCGTGTCCCGTCGCAGGCCGCCGGCGCTGGTGAGCAAGCTCATGCAGCTTCTTTGACGGAGGCCGCCGTTATCGTCGGCGGCATGACCACGCTTACCATCAAGGACGCTGCTCCCGCTGAGACGCCGTGCTTTCCGGGCTCGCCGTCCGGGCTCTCCCTCTCGCAGGCGCAGCTTGGCATGCCGCCGTCCATCCGCTCGTGCAACCCCGCTCGGGTGCTGCCGAGCGATTCAAAGCTGGAAGGCCACATCCCGGCCGAGCCGCGGCTGATGAAGCAGACCGTGGTGGGCGGTGACGAGGCACCATCGCTGCTGCGTAGGGACGGCGCGCGGGAGCTCTCGGACAGTCGGTTTGACCACTTGAAGACCTTCTCCGGCCGCCTCCGCTGTCTGCAGCTTGGCCTGCTGCCAGTTGACATTGAGCATGGTGCCGCGCCCAATAACTCCAATGGGGACGCCGACGAGCAGAACGTAGTCCCCTCAGCCGACCGCTACTTCGCCGCCCTCCAAGGCCCCGAGCTCGAGACCCTTCGG TCGACGGAGGTGCCAACGCTGCCCGAGGATGAGCAATGGCCGTTCCTTCTCCGGTTCCCGATTAGCGCGTTCGGGATGTGCCTTGGCATGAGCACCCAAGCGATGCTGTGGAAGTCTCTCGAGTCGGAGCCCTCAACAGCATTCCTCCACGTGCACCCCGCCGTCAACCACGTCCTCTGGTGGGCCTCTCTCGCCCTCACCGCCATCGTCTCCATCACCTACCTCCTCAAGGCCATCTTCTACTTCGAGGCCGTCCGCCGGGAGTTCCACCACCCGGTGCGCGTCAACTTCTTCTTTGCGCCTTGGATCGCCGGCCTCTTTCTCGTCAAGGGCGTGCCACACCCGGTGTGGGAGATCCACCACGTCGTGTGGTACCTCCTCATGGCTCCCATCCTCTGCCTCGACATTAAGATCTATGGCCAGTGGATGTCCAGCGGCGAGCGCCGACTCTCCAAGGTGGCGAACCCGTCCAACCACCTCGCCGTCGTCGGCAACTTTGTCGGCGCGCTTCTCGGGTCCAGGATGGGCCTCCGAGAGCTGCCCATTTTCTTCTTCGCCATCGGGCTAGCGCACTATGTTGTGCTCTTCGTCACCCTCTACCAAAGGCTCCCCACCAACGTGCAGCTACCCAAAGAGCTCCACCCGGTATTTTTCTTCTTCGTCGCCGCGCCCAGCgtcgcctccatggcctgggcgaGCATCTCCGGTGAGTTCAGCGACGGCGCCAAGCTCCTTTACTTCGTCTCGCTCTTCCTCTACATGTCGCTGGTGGTGCGCATCAACCTCTTTCGGGGGTTCAGGTTCTCGTTGTCGTGGTGGGCCTACACGTTCCCGATCACGAGCGTGGCCTTGGCAACCGTGTTGTATGCGTCGGAGGTGGACAACCTGTTGACGCGGGCGCTGGCGGTGGGGCTGTCAGGGATTGCCGTTGTCACGATCACCGGTGTGTTGGCCACTACCGTGTACCACGCCTTCGTGCGAAAGGACCTCTTCCCTAACGATGTTTCCATAGCCATCACGCGGCGCAGCCCCAAGTTCAGCAATATCCTCGCCCATTTCCGTTCTTCTAGCTCGGACATCAAGGAGCTCGACCTCTCCATCATCCCCAGTTCATATTCCAGTTCCGAAAACGGCACCAACTCCAGTGACTCATGTTCCAATTCCAGGACAAGCAGCAACGCCGAAGAGCCTCCGGTGTCACACGGGCATGGAAGAGCAGAGTGTCCGGTAGTGCACAACAGGTTGCACGCATGCATGTCTACCACATAG
- the LOC123420994 gene encoding UDP-glycosyltransferase 88A1-like: protein MHRMEMKQTVVMYPGAGVGHVGPMTELGSVFVNHGYDVTVVLVEPPFKSTDSAATAIERMAASNPSISFHVLPSIPAPDFAGSSKHPFLLMLQLLHDYNERLEAFLRGVPRKSLHSVVLDMFCVHATDVCVKLGVPVYTFYAGGASSLSALTQLPALIAGRQTGLKKLGDTPLDFLGVPPMPASHLIKELLEHPEDEMCKAMVDVWKRNTETMGVLVNTFESLESRAVQSLKDPSCVCVPGRKLPPIYCVGPLVGKGGAKDDDDAERNECLGWLDAQPDGSVVFLCFGSMGTLSTEQLKEMAVGLERSGQRFLWSVREPAGSNSPKKYLEVRPEPDLDALLPQGFLDRTKGRGLIVKSWAPQVDVLRHRATGAFVTHCGWNSVLEAVAAGVPMLCLPLEAEQKMNKVCMTEDMGVAVELEGYMAGFVEAEEVEAKVRLVIEGGDGRQLRARVAARREEAKAALEEDGSSRTSFAQFLLDVDNLGKQLDE, encoded by the coding sequence ATGCATAGGATGGAGATGAAGCAGACGGTGGTGATGTACCCCGGCGCCGGCGTCGGCCACGTTGGCCCCATGACGGAGCTCGGCAGCGTCTTCGTCAATCACGGCTACGACGTCACTGTGGTGCTCGTGGAGCCCCCCTTTAAGTCGACGGACTCCGCGGCCACCGCCATCGAGCGCATGGCCGCCTCCAACCCGTCCATCTCCTTCCATGTCCTCCCGTCCATCCCTGCTCCAGACTTTGCCGGCTCCAGCAAGCACCCTTTCTTACTCATGCTCCAGCTCTTGCACGATTATAACGAGCGGCTGGAAGCGTTCCTCCGCGGGGTCCCCCGGAAGAGCTTGCACTCGGTCGTGCTCGACATGTTCTGCGTCCACGCCACCGACGTCTGCGTGAAGCTCGGCGTCCCGGTCTACACGTTCTACGCCGGGGGCGCCTCGTCTCTGTCAGCTCTAACCCAGCTCCCGGCGCTGATTGCCGGCAGGCAGACGGGCTTGAAGAAGCTCGGGGACACGCCCCTCGATTTCCTGGGCGTCCCGCCCATGCCGGCGTCTCATCTCATCAAGGAACTGCTGGAGCACCCCGAGGATGAGATGTGCAAGGCCATGGTAGACGTGTGGAAGCGCAACACGGAGACCATGGGCGTTCTGGTGAACACGTTCGAGTCGTTGGAGAGCCGGGCGGTGCAGTCTCTCAAGGACCCGTCCTGCGTCTGCGTCCCGGGCAGGAAGCTGCCTCCGATCTACTGCGTGGGGCCGTTGGTCGGCAAGGGCGGcgccaaggacgacgacgacgcagAGAGGAACGAGTGCCTCGGGTGGCTCGATGCGCAGCCCGACGGGAGCGTCGTGTTCCTGTGTTTCGGGAGCATGGGCACGCTCTCGACGGAGCAGCTCAAGGAGATGGCCGTTGGGTTGGAGAGGTCGGGGCAGCGGTTCCTCTGGTCCGTGCGCGAGCCCGCCGGAAGCAACAGCCCGAAGAAATACTTGGAGGTGCGCCCGGAGCCGGACCTTGACGCGCTGCTGCCTCAAGGGTTCCTGGATCGGACCAAGGGCAGGGGCCTCATCGTCAAGTCGTGGGCGCCGCAGGTGGACGTGCTCCGCCACCGGGCGACCGGCGCGTTCGTGACGCACTGCGGATGGAACTCGGTGCTGGAGGCCGTCGCGGCCGGGGTGCCAATGCTGTGCCTGCCGCTGGAGGCGGAGCAGAAGATGAACAAGGTGTGCATGACGGAGGACATGGGCGTCGCCGTGGAGCTAGAGGGATACATGGCAGGTTTTGTCGAGGCAGAGGAGGTGGAGGCCAAGGTGAGGCTGGTGATCGAGGGCGGGGACGGGAGGCAGCTCAGGGCCCGTGTGGCTGCTCGCCGGGAAGAGGCCAAGGCGGCGCTGGAGGAAGACGGCTCGTCGCGGACGTCGTTTGCGCAGTTTCTGTTGGACGTGGACAATCTCGGAAAGCAGCTCGACGAGTGA